CCTCAAAGAATTCGTACCTTTTGGTCATCCGCTGCTCGACAATCCTCAGGGCACAGATTGGACGATGGTCCACGCCATCACGCGGCAGGAGAGCCAGTTTGCAGAGAATGCGATCAGCCATGCGGGTGCGCGCGGTCTGATGCAGTTGATGCCTGGCACTGCGCGCGAGCAGTCGGGCAAGCTGGGTATGAGCTACATGCGCGCTGATCTGATCAATGACACCAATTACAACATGAAGCTGGGCGATGCCTATTTTGCGCGGATGCTGCGCTATTACGATGGCGCCTATCCGCTGGCGATTGCGGCCTACAACGCAGGCCCGGGCAATGTGAACAAATGGCTTCGCAGCAACGGCGATCCGCGCAAAGGCGGGATCGACTGGGTCACCTGGGGCGAGAGAATCCCGATTTTCGAGACCAAAAACTATGTCCAGCGCGTGATCGAGAATGCCGTGGTGTACGAGCAGCTTTACCCTGAGAAAACGCTCTACGGATCGGCGCGCACCGTGCGCGCGTTTTTGCGGTAAAGCTGCGCCGGAAGGAGTGCTTGTGAGAATTGCCTATCCTGCTCTCGCTTTGGCAGCGTTTGCCGGTCTGGCAACGCCTCTCGCCGCGCGCGATAGTCTCGGTATATTCTCCGACTGGGGCGCGTTCCGCGATCCGGAAACACCGCGCTGCTATGCCATCGCCAAGGCCGCGCCCAGCAGCCAGCAGCGGGATAATGATCCGTTTGCCAGCATTGGCACTTGGCCAAGCCGTCAGGTGCGCAACCAGCTCCATCTGCGGATGTCGCGCAATCTGGCAAGTGGCTCTTCTATCCGCCTATCGATTGGCGGCCGGACATTCGAGCTGACCGGTTCGGGCGGCAATGCCTGGGCGAGGGATCAGCGGATGGATGCCGCCATTGTTGCGGCGATGCGTTCCGCCAGCCGCATGGTCGTTCGGGCCAAGGACAGCCGGGGCCGCAATTTCTCCAACACCTATGCTCTGGACGGAGCCGCGACCGCGATGGATGCCGCAACCGTCGGCTGCGCGCAATTGGGACGCTAAGCCGCACCGCTAGCTTTCCGTCCCGCCCGCGCCTATATCGCAGCCAATCATGGCCGATACCGCACTTATGTCGATCCCGGGACAAGTCGATCCCGTTCCCGTTGCGCGTGACATCACGCCGCGCGAGGATGGCCGTGTCGATCTGATCGGCCTGCCGAAGGCCCGCATCAAAGATTTGTTTGAGGAAGCGGGGCTGGAGCCGAAGCAGGCCAAGCTACGCTCCAAACAAGTCTTTCACTGGCTTTATCATCGCGGCATAACCGATTTTGCGCAGATGACCGACATCTCCAAAACCATGCGCCCATGGCTGGCAGAGCGCTTTGTGGTTGGCCGCCCCGATGTGGTGGAGGCGCAGCATTCGAGCGACGGTACCCGCAAATGGCTGCTCAAGACCGATGACGGCCATGAATTTGAAATGGTCTTCATTCCCGATGATGCACGCGGGACTCTGTGCGTATCCAGCCAGGTCGGCTGCACGCTCAATTGCACCTTCTGCGCTACCGGTACGATGCGTCTGGTGCGCAATCTGACACCCGGCGAGATTGTCGGCCAGGTTATGCTGGCGCGCGATGCTCTGGGTGAGTGGCCGAAAGGGAGGATGGACGTCTCCGATGTGCCCGAAGACGATGAAGACGAGTCCGAATACCGCGCAGACGGGCGGCTCCTGACCAATATCGTGATGATGGGAATGGGCGAGCCGCTGTATAATTTCGACCATGTCCGCGATGCGCTGAAACTGGTGATGGACGGCGAAGGTCTTGCCCTCTCGAAGCGCCGGATCACCCTCAGCACCAGCGGCGTTGTGCCGATGATGTATAAATGCGGCGAAGAAATCGGTGTGAACCTCGCCGTGTCGCTCCATGCCGTAACCAAAGAAGTCCGCGACGAAATCGTGCCGATCAACCGCAAATACGGCATCGATGAATTACTCAAAGCCTGCGCCGATTATCCGGGAGCCTCAAACGCACGGCGCATCACATTTGAATATGTGATGCTGAAGGACAAGAACGATAGCGATGACGATGCGCGCGAATTGATCCGCCTGATCCGCAAATATGATTTGCCCGCCAAGGTCAATCTGATCCCGTTTAACCCGTGGCCCGGTGCACCCTATGAATGTTCCGATCCGCAAAGGATCAAGAGCTTCAGCAGCATCGTATTCGATGCGGGCATCAGCGCGCCGGTACGCACACCGCGCGGCCGCGATATCGATGCGGCATGTGGTCAGCTCAAAACCGCCGCGGAGAAGAAAAGCCGCGCGCAGAGGGACCGCGAGGCAGAAGCAAAAGCCGCCGAATCCTGACCTATCTTTTCTATTCGGTACTGGAGGACACGCGATGCAGATTACCGTTGACGCTCTCTGCTCCGGTGGGGCAACCGCTCTCCCCGACGGAGAACTAAGCGGTATTGCCAATAGCATTATCGAAGGACCTGTTGCGATAGGCGAGCGAGGCATCGCAGGTGATGTACAGGTGAACCGCCAGCATCATGGCTATCCCGCGATGGCGCTGCATCATTTTCCGCATGAGAACTATGCATGGCTGGCGCATCATTTCGGGCCGCTGCCCCGGCTGGCACAACCCGGTTCGATGGGCGAGAATATCTCGACCGACGGGCTAACCGAACATGATGTTTATATCGGCGACCGTTTTCGCCTTGGCTCGGCGCTTATCGAAGTGACGCAGCCGCGCCAGCCCTGCGCGACGATCGAGGGGCATTTGCAGAAGAAAGGGATCGTCAAAGCTCTGGTTGCGGCAGCGCGGACGGGATGGTTCTATCGCGTTCTGGAAACGGGTACGGCGCAGGCTGGCGATATGCTGGAACGGGTCGAAACCGGCAGCACCCCTTGGAGCATCGCCCGCGCTTTCCTGGCTACTTATGGTGCGGCGCGAGCGCCCGATGATGAGCTGCGCGAACTGGCCGCGCTGGACCGCGTCTCCGACCGGCTGGTGCTGGATATCGAGAAGCGCCTCGCACGCTAAAGCGATCACGCCGCTTCCCTACCGGTCCTGAATGTGCTTCACACGAGGTGTGATTGACCTGTGCCTTCTTCCTTTTGCAGCGCCCCGAAAGCGGCCTAATGACGGCCCCGTTTTTTCTGCCCCTGGACAGTGCTCCATGCGATCCATGTCTTCAGCTAAAGGCGCTCGTTTATGAACCGTCCTGCTGTCATGATTACCGGCGCGGCCAAGCGAATCGGGGCAGAAATCGCTAAAGCCTTTGGTCAGGCTGGCTGGCATGTGATTATCCATTATGGCCGCTCCGCCGAAGAGGCCGAGGCTCTCGCCGCCGAACTCCCCTCTGCAGAGGCGATCCATTGTGATCTGGCGGATAGCGATGGTGCGGTTGCGCTGGTCAAAAGTCTGGCGGGCCGGATCGACAATTGGCGGGCGCTGATCAACTCCGCGTCGATTTTTCGCTATGACAATGCAACCGATATCGATCGCGCGACGTATAACCGTTCGATGATCATCAACGCCAAGACCCCTGCCCGTATGGCACAGGCCTATCTGGCCCATGCGCGGGCAGAGGGTGGGCGCCGGGTGATCCATGTGACCGATCAAAAGCTTGAGAATTCCAATCCGGACTTCTTCTCCTATACGATGAGCAAACACGCACTGTCTGCGACGATTGCAATGCTGGCCGATGGCGCAGCGGGGCCCGACGACCGTGTCTATGGCCTCGCCCCGGGCGCAATTCTGGCCAGCCACGATCAAACTGCCGACGAAACCGATCAATCGCACGTGCTCAACTTGCTCCAGCGGAAAACAGAGGCGTCGGAGATTTCCGAGGCGATGCTGTTTCTGGCCGAAGGGCATCTAGCCAACGGTGAAACTCTGTTTGTCGATAGCGGGCAGCATCTGCTCGATCAGCCGCGCGATGTGATTTACTTGGCGCGGGAAACGGAGAACCACACACAGGCGGAAGGGGCCTGAACATGGCGAGTAAAGCGGCGAAACCGGCCAAACGACACGGCTTGATGACACGGTTTTGGCACTGGCTGAACCTGCTCTGCCTCGTGATCCTGTTTATGTCGGGCCTCAATATCTCCAACGCGCACCGGTATCTCTATTGGGGCAACTATGGATTTGATCCAGCGGAGGCGTGGCTGGCAGTTCCGCGCTTCCCCGGCTGGGCGACTATCCCTGACTATTACAGCCTCGCTGCCGCGCGTGACTGGCATATTCTGATGGCGTGGCCGTTTGCAGTGGGACTGCTGGCGATGTGGATCGCGATGCTGGTGTCGGGGCACTTCTGGCGCGACCTGCGGACCAGCCCGAGCGAATGGAAACCCAAAGCAATCTGGCATGATATCCGCCAGCATCTGAAGCTGAATTTCGATCACGGCGGTTCGAAGTATAATTTTCTGCAGAAAGTCGCTTACGGCGTCGTGCTCGGCATTTTTCTACCCGGCATGATCTTCACCGGCCTTGCGATCAGTCCGGGGTTTGAACCCGCTGCGCCATGGCTGGTCGATATTCTGGGCGGACGGCAGAGTGCGCGTTCGATCCACTTCATATTCTCATGGGGCATCTTCGCATTCTTCGTGGTGCATGTGGTGCTGGTGCTGCTCGCGGGGCCAATCGGCCAGATCAGGGATATGATCACCGGCGGCAAGTTAGAGGAGGGAGACGCGCAATGAACGGCACTATCGGAAGGCGCGGTGTTCTCGCGGGAGCAAGCATGTTGTTCCTTGGAGCGTGCTCCAAAGTCGCGGACAGCACAGTCGGATCGCATCTTCTGGGCGCTGCGGAGACATGGCACAAGAAAGTGCACCGTTCGCTCGCCGACCGGATGGCCCTCGCCCGCGAGTACGAGAAAGACGATATCTCGCCGACTTTCAAAGGCAACGGCACCGTCAATATCAACACCCCCGAATACCAAGCCGCGACCCAAAACCGGTTTGCCGATTGGCGGCTGGAAGTGCGCGGCATGGTCGACACTCCGATGTCGCTGAGCATGGACAATATCCGCGCCCTGCCCCAGCGCACCCAGATCACCCGGCATGATTGTGTCGAAGGCTGGAGCGCGATTGGTGAATGGACCGGACCGCAGCTCTCCACTCTGCTGGAGGCCGCCGGGGTGCAGGAAGGCGCCAATTTTGTGGTGTTCCGCTGCGCCGACCGTTTCAGCCAAGGCCCCTATTATGAGAGCGTCGATATGATCGATGCGATGCATCCGCAGACTATCGTTGCGCATATGCTAAATGGCGAAGCGCTACCGGTCAAAAACGGTGCACCGCTGCGGATGCGGGTGGAGAGGCAACTCGGCTACAAACACCCCAAATACCTCACCGCAATCGAGCTGGTCGCCAGCCTCGACGATATCGGCGAAGGCCAAGGCGGCTATTGGGAAGATCACCATGGCTATCAATGGTATGCGGGGATTTGATTATCAAACTCCTCCCCTTTGAGGGGGAGGCCGGGTGCGGGTGTACGGCGCTGGTAACTCAGGTCGAACACCCACCCCTAACCCCTCCATCGAGGGAGGGGTAAGATGGCTACTCCGGATAAATCCGCGCCATCGTTTCCCAATCCTCGCCGATCATTTCTTCGAGGACGTCCAGATCAACATCGGCCAGCTTGTTGATATA
This genomic window from Pontixanthobacter aestiaquae contains:
- the rlmN gene encoding 23S rRNA (adenine(2503)-C(2))-methyltransferase RlmN, producing MADTALMSIPGQVDPVPVARDITPREDGRVDLIGLPKARIKDLFEEAGLEPKQAKLRSKQVFHWLYHRGITDFAQMTDISKTMRPWLAERFVVGRPDVVEAQHSSDGTRKWLLKTDDGHEFEMVFIPDDARGTLCVSSQVGCTLNCTFCATGTMRLVRNLTPGEIVGQVMLARDALGEWPKGRMDVSDVPEDDEDESEYRADGRLLTNIVMMGMGEPLYNFDHVRDALKLVMDGEGLALSKRRITLSTSGVVPMMYKCGEEIGVNLAVSLHAVTKEVRDEIVPINRKYGIDELLKACADYPGASNARRITFEYVMLKDKNDSDDDARELIRLIRKYDLPAKVNLIPFNPWPGAPYECSDPQRIKSFSSIVFDAGISAPVRTPRGRDIDAACGQLKTAAEKKSRAQRDREAEAKAAES
- a CDS encoding MOSC domain-containing protein; translation: MQITVDALCSGGATALPDGELSGIANSIIEGPVAIGERGIAGDVQVNRQHHGYPAMALHHFPHENYAWLAHHFGPLPRLAQPGSMGENISTDGLTEHDVYIGDRFRLGSALIEVTQPRQPCATIEGHLQKKGIVKALVAAARTGWFYRVLETGTAQAGDMLERVETGSTPWSIARAFLATYGAARAPDDELRELAALDRVSDRLVLDIEKRLAR
- a CDS encoding invasion associated locus B family protein; this encodes MRIAYPALALAAFAGLATPLAARDSLGIFSDWGAFRDPETPRCYAIAKAAPSSQQRDNDPFASIGTWPSRQVRNQLHLRMSRNLASGSSIRLSIGGRTFELTGSGGNAWARDQRMDAAIVAAMRSASRMVVRAKDSRGRNFSNTYALDGAATAMDAATVGCAQLGR
- a CDS encoding molybdopterin-binding protein, with translation MNGTIGRRGVLAGASMLFLGACSKVADSTVGSHLLGAAETWHKKVHRSLADRMALAREYEKDDISPTFKGNGTVNINTPEYQAATQNRFADWRLEVRGMVDTPMSLSMDNIRALPQRTQITRHDCVEGWSAIGEWTGPQLSTLLEAAGVQEGANFVVFRCADRFSQGPYYESVDMIDAMHPQTIVAHMLNGEALPVKNGAPLRMRVERQLGYKHPKYLTAIELVASLDDIGEGQGGYWEDHHGYQWYAGI
- a CDS encoding SDR family oxidoreductase, whose translation is MNRPAVMITGAAKRIGAEIAKAFGQAGWHVIIHYGRSAEEAEALAAELPSAEAIHCDLADSDGAVALVKSLAGRIDNWRALINSASIFRYDNATDIDRATYNRSMIINAKTPARMAQAYLAHARAEGGRRVIHVTDQKLENSNPDFFSYTMSKHALSATIAMLADGAAGPDDRVYGLAPGAILASHDQTADETDQSHVLNLLQRKTEASEISEAMLFLAEGHLANGETLFVDSGQHLLDQPRDVIYLARETENHTQAEGA
- a CDS encoding cytochrome b/b6 domain-containing protein, whose protein sequence is MASKAAKPAKRHGLMTRFWHWLNLLCLVILFMSGLNISNAHRYLYWGNYGFDPAEAWLAVPRFPGWATIPDYYSLAAARDWHILMAWPFAVGLLAMWIAMLVSGHFWRDLRTSPSEWKPKAIWHDIRQHLKLNFDHGGSKYNFLQKVAYGVVLGIFLPGMIFTGLAISPGFEPAAPWLVDILGGRQSARSIHFIFSWGIFAFFVVHVVLVLLAGPIGQIRDMITGGKLEEGDAQ